The Lentzea guizhouensis genome contains a region encoding:
- a CDS encoding quinone oxidoreductase family protein, giving the protein MKAVRFHEFGGPEVLRVEEVPDPVGETLVDVTAIGLNYGETVIRSGKGRELFPWYPGPALPATIGTEVIGTTADGRRVMGFPRDGGYATKAVVEHPVEVPDDVSDHAALALLLQGTTAVAAMRAARVQPGDRVLVEAAAGGVGSLLVQLAERAGATVLAASSKGGLGYDWDGLEPVDVVFESIGGHVGRTAFELLRDGVGRMVVFGFASGETLDVTAADVFRKGVAVMGLPRDVSPAEALTLGLEPVLGDVYTLDTIADAHRALESRKTTGKLIVRL; this is encoded by the coding sequence ATGAAGGCAGTGCGGTTCCACGAGTTCGGCGGCCCGGAGGTGCTGCGGGTCGAGGAGGTGCCCGACCCGGTCGGCGAGACGCTCGTCGACGTCACCGCGATCGGCCTGAACTACGGCGAGACGGTGATCAGGAGCGGCAAGGGGCGCGAGCTGTTCCCCTGGTACCCGGGACCGGCGCTGCCCGCGACCATCGGCACCGAGGTCATCGGCACCACGGCGGACGGGCGGCGGGTCATGGGCTTCCCGCGCGACGGCGGCTACGCCACGAAGGCCGTCGTCGAGCACCCCGTCGAGGTGCCGGACGACGTCAGCGACCACGCGGCACTCGCGTTGCTGCTGCAGGGCACCACCGCCGTCGCCGCGATGCGGGCGGCGAGGGTCCAGCCCGGCGACCGGGTGCTGGTCGAGGCGGCGGCCGGTGGTGTCGGCAGCCTGCTCGTGCAGCTCGCCGAACGCGCCGGCGCGACCGTGCTGGCCGCGTCCAGCAAGGGCGGGCTCGGCTACGACTGGGACGGGCTGGAGCCGGTGGACGTGGTGTTCGAGTCGATCGGCGGTCACGTCGGCCGCACCGCGTTCGAGCTGCTCAGGGACGGTGTCGGCCGGATGGTCGTGTTCGGGTTCGCCAGCGGTGAGACCCTCGACGTGACGGCCGCCGACGTGTTCCGCAAGGGCGTCGCGGTCATGGGCCTGCCGCGGGACGTCTCACCGGCGGAGGCGCTCACCCTGGGCCTGGAACCGGTCCTCGGCGACGTCTACACCCTCGACACGATCGCCGACGCGCACCGGGCACTCGAGTCACGCAAGACGACGGGCAAGCTCATCGTGCGACTGTGA
- a CDS encoding TetR family transcriptional regulator: MERADAAHNRALVLEAATRLIWERGIEGVSVDAVAAAAGVGKGTVFRRFGDKAGLVQAVLDATAASWIQVASLECRSAAEFAGTLFDHVLANLPLVIAAERTTSGGCEAEFQITVDRLTAHVGTLFKAHALLTVLRGTHVAFLLGQGMTAAEIRAGVISLAESLEAGV, from the coding sequence GTGGAACGCGCCGACGCCGCCCACAACCGGGCCCTGGTGCTGGAAGCCGCCACCCGCCTGATCTGGGAACGCGGCATCGAGGGCGTCTCGGTCGACGCCGTCGCGGCCGCGGCCGGCGTGGGCAAGGGCACCGTCTTCCGGCGGTTCGGCGACAAGGCGGGCCTCGTCCAGGCCGTGCTCGACGCGACGGCGGCGTCGTGGATCCAGGTCGCGTCGCTGGAGTGCCGGTCGGCGGCCGAGTTCGCCGGCACGCTCTTCGACCACGTGCTGGCGAACCTGCCGCTGGTGATCGCGGCCGAACGCACCACGTCCGGTGGGTGCGAGGCCGAGTTCCAGATCACCGTCGACCGGTTGACCGCGCACGTCGGGACGCTGTTCAAGGCGCACGCGCTGTTGACCGTGCTGCGTGGCACGCACGTCGCGTTCCTGCTCGGCCAGGGCATGACGGCGGCCGAGATCAGGGCAGGGGTTATTTCGCTCGCGGAGTCGCTCGAGGCTGGGGTTTGA
- a CDS encoding threonine aldolase family protein — protein MNRQLSGVRKRTLLEMLGPVPDVDPDRYGDGGPVGALETRVAQLLGTEAALFVPTGTMAQQIALRCWADRTHNPIVAMHPRAHPLVHEDDALTVLSGLRPVRVADDEVASCPEPFGTLLVEVPDREAGFVLPAWDELVATVDAARDRDAVVHLDGARLWESGPGLGKPLEEIAGLFDSVYVSFYKSLEGISGAALAGSQDFVEQARVWRHRYGGMLFQQWPAALSALHGLDTVLPRLGLYVAHAKVVAEAMGLPEPHTHQFALHLPGDPARLTELSGKFLGRFWRSGTLAKTEVTIAEPALEWTADEVREAWRQFQAQL, from the coding sequence ATGAACCGCCAGCTCTCGGGAGTCCGCAAGAGAACCCTGCTGGAGATGCTCGGCCCGGTGCCGGACGTCGACCCCGACCGCTACGGCGACGGCGGCCCGGTCGGCGCGCTGGAGACGAGGGTGGCGCAGCTGCTGGGCACCGAGGCGGCGCTGTTCGTGCCGACGGGGACGATGGCCCAGCAGATCGCGCTGCGGTGCTGGGCGGACCGCACGCACAACCCGATCGTGGCGATGCACCCGCGGGCCCACCCGCTGGTGCACGAGGACGACGCGCTGACCGTGCTGTCCGGCCTGCGCCCGGTCCGGGTGGCGGACGACGAGGTGGCGTCGTGCCCGGAGCCGTTCGGGACGCTGCTGGTGGAGGTGCCGGACCGGGAGGCGGGGTTCGTGCTGCCGGCGTGGGACGAGCTGGTGGCGACCGTGGACGCCGCCCGCGACCGGGACGCGGTGGTGCACCTCGACGGCGCGCGGCTGTGGGAGAGCGGGCCCGGCCTGGGCAAGCCGCTGGAGGAGATCGCGGGCCTGTTCGACTCCGTCTACGTGTCGTTCTACAAGTCGCTGGAGGGCATCTCCGGCGCGGCGCTCGCCGGCTCGCAGGACTTCGTGGAACAGGCACGGGTGTGGCGGCACCGGTACGGCGGCATGCTGTTCCAGCAGTGGCCGGCCGCGCTGTCGGCGTTGCACGGCCTCGACACCGTGCTGCCGCGCCTGGGCTTGTACGTCGCCCACGCCAAGGTGGTCGCCGAGGCGATGGGCCTCCCGGAGCCGCACACGCACCAGTTCGCACTGCACCTGCCGGGCGACCCGGCGCGGCTGACCGAGCTGAGCGGGAAGTTCCTCGGCAGGTTCTGGCGGTCGGGGACGCTGGCGAAGACCGAGGTCACGATCGCCGAGCCGGCGCTGGAGTGGACGGCGGACGAGGTCCGGGAGGCCTGGCGGCAGTTCCAGGCGCAGCTGTGA
- a CDS encoding MFS transporter — translation MSRQLRLWAVVAVGSRMPVAMAPLALVFLGRSTSGGYALGAAAAALYVVGEIAGSVVLGARLGRSRGQLPAGMVVGALAFAVLPFVSGPLLLAVVFVAGAAPAAAPGGTRAILTALVPEEKAARALSGEAVLSQVIWAAAPALVVFLALQVHPGVPLLVASVLFLLGALVLRWLPAPEPVVAPISRSLWRAWPIYLTSTASNAVFAATELMLPALLEQRGISVGWAGPLLAWFALACAGGALLYGLRTWPGSLRVQCLVLLVGMSGSIALVAVLPGVPGIAAGLLVAGLFQSGAMVSRSLALRERLPSYAHAPAYSVMYAAAGVGYSASAGVSAVAMEAFSASVAILVGVGITLVIVVVSAVGERPVVKAT, via the coding sequence GTGAGCCGTCAGCTCCGGCTGTGGGCCGTGGTCGCGGTCGGCAGCCGGATGCCGGTCGCCATGGCCCCGCTGGCGCTGGTGTTCCTGGGCCGCTCGACCTCCGGCGGCTACGCGCTCGGTGCCGCGGCGGCCGCGTTGTACGTGGTCGGCGAGATCGCGGGGTCGGTGGTGCTCGGTGCCCGCCTCGGCCGGTCGCGCGGGCAGTTGCCGGCCGGGATGGTCGTCGGCGCGCTGGCGTTCGCGGTGCTGCCGTTCGTCTCCGGGCCGCTGCTGCTGGCGGTCGTGTTCGTGGCGGGCGCCGCACCGGCCGCGGCCCCCGGTGGCACCCGCGCGATCCTCACCGCGCTGGTTCCCGAGGAGAAGGCGGCGCGGGCGCTGAGCGGCGAGGCGGTGCTGTCACAGGTCATCTGGGCGGCCGCACCCGCCCTGGTGGTGTTCCTCGCACTCCAGGTGCACCCCGGCGTGCCGTTGCTGGTCGCGTCGGTGTTGTTCCTGCTGGGTGCTCTCGTGCTGCGGTGGCTGCCAGCGCCGGAACCGGTCGTCGCGCCGATCAGCCGCTCGCTGTGGCGGGCCTGGCCGATCTACCTGACCAGCACCGCCTCGAACGCGGTGTTCGCCGCCACCGAGCTGATGCTGCCCGCGTTGCTGGAGCAGCGCGGGATCTCGGTGGGCTGGGCCGGGCCGTTGCTGGCGTGGTTCGCGCTCGCGTGCGCCGGGGGTGCGCTGCTGTACGGGCTGCGCACCTGGCCTGGCTCGTTGCGGGTGCAGTGCCTGGTGCTGCTGGTGGGCATGTCCGGGTCGATCGCGCTGGTGGCGGTCCTGCCCGGTGTGCCCGGCATCGCCGCCGGGTTGCTGGTGGCGGGCCTGTTCCAGTCCGGTGCGATGGTGTCGCGCAGCCTGGCCCTGCGCGAGCGCCTGCCCTCCTACGCCCACGCGCCCGCGTACTCGGTGATGTACGCGGCGGCGGGTGTCGGCTACAGCGCGTCCGCGGGTGTCTCGGCGGTGGCTATGGAGGCGTTCAGCGCCTCCGTGGCGATCCTCGTCGGCGTCGGGATCACACTGGTGATCGTCGTGGTCAGCGCGGTCGGGGAGCGTCCTGTCGTGAAGGCCACCTGA
- the cobO gene encoding cob(I)yrinic acid a,c-diamide adenosyltransferase produces MPQGQPTAVPKDGLTTRQRRNRPLLMVHTGEMKGKSTSAFGLALRGWNQGWDIGVFQFVKSAKWKVGEENAFKALGRLHDETGEGGAVEWHKMGEGWSWSRKAGSEEDHAANAREGWQEIARRLQAERHGLYVLDEFTYPLHWGWIDVDEVVDALVTRPGHQHVVITGRYAPQQLIDAADLVTEMTKVKHPMDAGQKGQRGIEW; encoded by the coding sequence ATGCCACAGGGACAACCCACCGCGGTGCCGAAGGACGGCCTCACCACCCGGCAGCGCCGCAACCGGCCGCTGCTGATGGTGCACACCGGTGAGATGAAGGGGAAGTCGACGTCGGCGTTCGGCCTGGCGCTGCGCGGCTGGAACCAGGGCTGGGACATCGGCGTGTTCCAGTTCGTGAAGTCCGCCAAGTGGAAGGTCGGCGAGGAGAACGCGTTCAAGGCGCTCGGCCGGCTGCACGACGAGACCGGCGAGGGCGGCGCGGTCGAGTGGCACAAGATGGGCGAGGGCTGGTCGTGGTCGCGCAAGGCCGGCAGCGAGGAGGACCACGCGGCGAACGCCCGTGAGGGCTGGCAGGAGATCGCCCGCCGGCTCCAGGCCGAACGCCACGGCCTCTACGTCCTCGACGAGTTCACCTACCCGCTGCACTGGGGCTGGATCGACGTCGACGAGGTGGTGGACGCGCTGGTCACCCGGCCGGGCCACCAGCACGTCGTGATCACCGGCCGGTACGCGCCGCAGCAGTTGATCGACGCCGCCGACCTCGTCACCGAGATGACCAAGGTCAAGCACCCCATGGACGCCGGGCAGAAGGGCCAGCGGGGGATCGAGTGGTGA